GAGATATTGAAATCCGGCTTTAACTCCTTCtaaactccttccataacctcaactaaCTCAGGATCCTCCTTCTGCGCCACACGGATCCTCTCCTGTAAATTCgattgtaccaccaagctagcaaggacaacctgatggtttccttctaccacctccaaactcaacctttcaaggtccatacagatctgacgCTGAACCTCCACTACTAAAACAGACACATCCATAGACTTCCGAtttagagcatcagctaccacattagcctttcctgggtgatagctaataacacaatcgtagtctttaatcaactcaagccacctgcgTTGTCTTATGTTgagctccttttgggtgaaaaagtatttaagacttttatggtcagtaaaaatcgcatacctttcaccatacaagtagtgcctccaaattttcaatgcaaacactaccgctgctaattccaaatcatgtgttaggtagttcttctcatattctttgagttgacgagaagcataagcaactaCCTTGccttgctgcattagaacacaaccaaggccctttttcgaagcatcactataaataacaaagccaccactggatggaagagtcagaactggagcagtgaccaatcgccgtttcagctcctggaaactcagctcgcactcatccgtccaatcatatCTCACATTCTTCCACATGATTTtcatcaaaggacctgctaaactagagaacccttccacaaaccgacggtagtaacctacaagacccagaaaacttcttacctcctgaacattcttcggtctcgtccagtccactactgcttcaatcttactagggtCCACTAATATACCTTCTTTAGACCccacgtgccctagaaatgcaatatttttgagccagaactcgcacttctttagtttagcatataaccttttatccctaagcatttgcaatactaaCCTTAAATAAACTTCATGCTctacagcactcctagaatacactaggatattatcaataaataccataacgaattggtctaaatactcgtggaagaccctgttcatcaaattcataaaggctgtaggtgcattagtcaaaccaaaaggcataaccataaattcaaaatggccataccgggttcaaAATGCATTTTTTGAGACatcctctgctttcaccttcagctgatgatacccagaccgtaggtCAGTCTTGGAGAAGACCTACGTGccctagagttggtcaaacaaatcatcgatctaatgtagtggatatttattctttatcgtcactttatttagttctcggtagttgatgcacatcctcatcgacccatccttcttctttacaaataacaccagTGCTCCCCAATGAGAAACAttaggtcgaatgtaccccttgtcaagTAACTCCTGAAGctattctttcaactctcttagcTTAGCTGGAaccatacgatatggagctttcaaTATAGGCTTCATACCTAGAGCTAACTCAATAGAAAATTCCacttcacgatctggaggtaaacctagcaagtcctctggaaatacgtcagggaactcgcgcactacTGCGATCATCTCTAGATCCCGCTCCTTTATTGgcatgtctttcacaaatgctagatACCCTTGGCACCCCCTAAGAATTAGCCTTCTAacttgcatagcagaaaggatctGTGGTATAGAACGCACACACAATCTAAGGAACTGAAATTCCTGCTTTCCTGGAGGTCTAAACAACACCTCCCTcgtgtggcaatcaatactggcataacttgccgacaaccagtccatcccaaagatgatatcaaaggCAAGGATTTCATACACCACAAGGTCAACTGGTAGTATCCTCCCTCGTATTTCAACCGAAAAATCATGGACTACACTCCTACATTCGACCGCAGATCCGAACAGTGTAGCTACTACaagttcataatctaactgttGCACCTTAAACCCACACAGTTTCAAAAATCCacaggaaataaaagaatgtgttgccccagaatcaaataatacaacagctttatgagaaagcatgtaaataataCCTGTGACAACATCGCCCGCGTTCTCAGCATCGGTTGGAGTTAGAGAATACACCCTTGCCTGGGTCGTACCCCCTTGCTGACCACCATGCTGTGCCTGAGTATTACCCCTGTATAGTTGCTACAAGGTTCCACTATTCCTCTGCATCTGACAGCCTCTCATCTGTTGTCCTTGCCTACCACACCACATACAAgcccccgtagacaaccaacactgcccatgGTGTAtcttaccacataaagagcaacgtTGAACACTTGCGGTATTCTGGGACGTACCACCACCGTTCTTTTTGCACTTACCCTGTCCTGCCCTAGATGAAGaattaggaggcgctggcctcttcttcttgACCTGAACCTCTGTGTCCTCTAACAAACATTCTTCTGCTACTGttgctttatcaaccaacgtaaCAAAGTCCTGGAACTGCAAAATCGCTGTCTGCTTACAGATGTCGCTCCTCAGTCCTctctgaaacttccaggccttctttgcttcatccgGTATCAagaatggagcaaatcgggacAGCTCTTGGAATTTGGCATCGTACTGCTGCACTGCCAGCGATTGTTGCgtcaaattcataaattcctccatcttaGCGTTTCTAACCGTGGCtgaaaaataacgttcaaagaagagcttTTTGAATCGAGCCCACGTCAACGCCATTAATATAGGTCGATGCTCTTCCATATGctttacagacacccaccatctctcagcctctcctgccaacttgaacgtggaAAAGTGACTTTCTGCCTCTCAATGCAGTTCAACACATCTAGGATCTTCTtaatctcctggatccaattctcagcatgaACTGGATCTGCACTGCCGGCAAAAGCTGAGGGCTTCAacctggtgaactgctcaatggagcaacccaactcagtcataAGACATTCTTGCCCCCTATTCGTctgcactacctcagccataagatTCTATGCAAAGTCACGCAACACACTAGTGGAATCATTACCAGCCTCAGGGCCGGCAACCTTACTACTACTACCACCCAcgttggcagtgatatccctggattccatcctgaaaataattatgagaatccattagaaaggtAATAGGATAAGCATCGACTAGTATTATCAGGCTATAGACTCAATCCCTTAAATTCATATCCCCAATATTGACATACTCCATTAATTTGACATTATCCTTCTAACTCAAATTCTGCCCTTCTACTAGGAAACGAAATCATCGATGGATTGTCGTGTttttctgaacctttcgactgatccagaaaaacaaagaagtctatcaatgaatttccatctccagatatacaaaacaaaatccaaggtcttatccttgtcctatactctggtatattctagactacagAACTAGAAATTCCTAAGTCCTAAATACATCCCTAACCAAACAACATGCATTAAAACACACTTCCGACTGGTAAatgagctctgataccaactgtaacgacccagccctttatacggaccagcactgttaacccaaatacaaaatacCTATACATGTTCAAGATAcgtagacaacccgccctaaacaaggacacacgggtataaatcatacataattttgATGTAAATGTCGTGAAAAAACATAAACAGCCATTAGGATTTCCAATAGACattaccagagtttactattacaTCCACAAGTACATAAAATCAAACATAGAATAAATcatgttattacaatcctccagaAAGGACCTTCGTCTAAGTTTATTACATGATTCGAATGCTTATGTAAGCTAAACCGAAATACAATCTCCCCCAGTCCCTTAAGCTACTAGGACTGACGtattgatggacctgaaaacaaagcttgtataatagggtgagacacctctcagtaaggaagaaagtgttataatagtgtgtgactgtatatatgcacattttcagaCAAACTCatatatttaaaacatttgtttataatactatcacatataacatttatttgcacatgaagtatttaaatcatgcatatgattattagaacacctccagtttgatatgacaatttgcctgtttaccccgtggcacgagttgtgcactgattgcctctaaCAGTGTCATGTTTGTGCAGATAAAGCTGAGCATTTTTATAGTCCGACTGCTTCctagtttatttttaccagcagcttactaactccttgcaggtcgaccatctaatatacccacactgatttctcatgtatggttgcactgtattGCCAGCATCgatacctagccctaggagtttatttcaactcccgaactggagtatctttcaacccctttttactgaagtttctttcaacttcttttagtcacaagttgtggttccagtatcata
The sequence above is a segment of the Malania oleifera isolate guangnan ecotype guangnan chromosome 8, ASM2987363v1, whole genome shotgun sequence genome. Coding sequences within it:
- the LOC131162725 gene encoding uncharacterized protein LOC131162725 — encoded protein: MAEVVQTNRGQECLMTELGCSIEQFTRLKPSAFAGSADPVHAENWIQEIKKILDVLNCIERQKVTFPRSTTVRNAKMEEFMNLTQQSLAVQQYDAKFQELSRFAPFLIPDEAKKAWKFQRGLRSDICKQTAILQFQDFVTLVDKATVAEECLLEDTEVQVKKKRPAPPNSSSRAGQGKCKKNGGGTSQNTASVQRCSLCGKIHHGQCWLSTGACMWCGRQGQQMRGCQMQRNSGTL